CAATCAACTATGCAAGCAATCGTAGAAACTGTTTTTGATGCTGTGTATCTGGTATCCGTCATCACCATCGGTATCCTGATGATTCGTGGCTGCAAGGGCAGCCACCAGTTCAAGCTGTTCGGCCTGATGGCTGTCGTTCTGGGTGCCGGCGACTCGTTCCATCTGATTCCCCGTGCTCTGGCTCTATGCACCACGGGCTTTGAAAACTTTACCGTCCCCTGGGTCTGGGTAAGTGGATCACCTCTGTGACAATGACTGTCTTTTATGTGCTGCTGTACTATGTCTGGCGTGAGCGCTACCGGGTCAAGGGCAACAATGGCCTGACTGCCGCCGTCTACGGTCTGGCTGCCGTGCGTGTTATCCTGTGCATGATGCCGCAGAACCAGTGGCTGAGCGCCGAATCCCCGCTGTCCTGGGGCATTTACCGTAACATTCCTTTTGCACTGATGGGCCTGCTGATCATCGTGTTGTTCTACCGCAGTGCCAAGGAGCATGACGACTCGGCTTTCCGCTGGATGTGGCTGACCATCGTGCTGAGCTTCGGGTTCTACATTCCCGTTGTTCTTTGGGCCAATACCGTCCCCATGATCGGTATGCTGATGATCCCCAAGACCTGCGCCTATGTGTGGACCGTTCTCATCGGCTATTCTGCTATGAAGAAGGAATGTAAGTGATTTGTTCACAGTACCGATTTATTAAATAAATTGCTTCGTAAAGATCCAAGCTTACCGAATTGGAATGATCTTTCTTGATAAAACTGGATCAGGTAAACTTGTAAGCCCCCTGCCGGTGATGAACTGGCAGGGGGCTTTTTATGTGTGTACGGGTAGTTTAACAGAATACTTGATGTTTGCCGCGATTACGACGCATCCAGCAATTCGTCCGGGTCCTCGATGGCTTCTTCGATGGTCTCTTCCTCAGGAGTGGGTTCATCGACATCGGACGGAGCGAACAGGTCGCGGATGAAGTCGCGCAGGAGGACGAGGCTGTTGTCAAGGTCGGCATCCTCGCTCAGCAGCTGCTGGATCATATCCGGCTTATCGGTGATCAGGTCGTCCACGCCGATGCTCAGCAGTTCGCTGGCATCCTCTTCGCGGTTGACGGTCCATGCGGAGATCGTCTTGCTGCGCTTATGGATCTGCTGCACCATACCAGAGGTGATAAAGGTGGACTGTACGCTGAAGAAATCTGCGGCAGGCAGATCGTAATAACTGCCCACGCCCAGTGCAAGGATATAGCCGGTCCGGATCTCCGGTGCCAGCTCCTTGACCTTGCAGAGGGTTTCATAACTCTGCGAGGTGATGGTGCAGTCCTGCGCAAAGCCTTTTTCGCGGATGATGCGGATGGTTTCCGCTTCCAGCTCCGGGGTGGCGGCATTGGGCTTGATCTCAATGTTCAGCTGGATCTTACCTTTGCACAGGTCCAGCACTTCTTCCAGTGTGGGAACTTTGGCACCAGTGTACTTCTGGCCGAACCAGCGCCCGGCATCCAGCTTGCGAACCTCGTTACAGGTCAGGTCGTAGATGTTCTCGTTGCGGCCGGTGCAGCGGCGCAGGCTGGTATCGTGGGTCACCATGACCACGCCGTCCCTGGTCATCTGCACATCCAGCTCGGCCCACTCGCAGCCCTGATCGATGGCCAGCTGGAAAGCGGGCAGGGTGTTTTCCGGTGCGGCAGCGGAGTAGCCGCGGTGCGCGGTGACTACCGGCGCAACGCCGCCCAGCATGGAGAGCAGCTCGTCGTCTCTGGGCAGGGCAAGGTAACAGAATGCCAGCGCAAAGGTGAGCAGAGTAGCACCCGCAACCGATGCACCCAGAAGCAGCCTGCCGGTGGAACGGTGATGCTTTCCGCTCTGGACCGGCTCCGGCTCAGAGGGGAGAGACTCCCGCAGGCGGCAGTGTAGCATGGCGAGGATCGTGCACTGCGCCATGGTGATGGCGCAGTCGATCAGGAACTGGAAGAAAGGCATCTCAATGGCCAGCGCCGCGCGGGACAGTGCAAACATGGCCTGTGTGCTCTGCAGCCCGACCGCGATGATGATGCCGTACAGCGGCACGGCAACCGCTGCCGTCAGCAGCAGGGAACGCAGGACGACCGAGAGGTTCCAGCGCAGCAGCAAAAGAAAAGCACGGAAGACGCGCCTGCGGATGCAGCAAAAGCTTTCCTTTACCGACTGCCACAGGCTTTTGCGCTCCAGCACGAACAGCGGCAGCACCAGCACCCAGCTGACACAGAGGAACAGCAAGGCGGCACCGGCAGCCAGATAGAGCAGGTAATACCGGCTGTTTGCCCGGATGACACCCATGATGTATTCCGGCACGGCAAGCTGCGTGATATAGTTATAGGCGAGGAAGAAGTTGGTGAACGGGATCAGCACGGCACTGTAGACCAGAACGAGCCAGTTTTGCGGCAGGAATGCGTGGCGGATATCTGCAAGAGAGGTGCGCAGCAGGGCAGGCAGGCGGATCGTTTCGCCCTTGCGGGCAAGATCCAGCCCATGCAGCAGGACGGAAAACTCATACAGCGCCCAGAACGCGGTCAGGATGGCAATGAGCGTGATGCACAGGATGATCGCAGGGGAGGAAAAGATATCGGAAGCGTTGTTGTTGCTCAGGTAGTGCATGGGTGCGAACCGCAGCGTGAGCGACCAGAGCTGCTGCATCAGGGGGACGAACAGCAGGTTCGTTGCAGCCTTATACAGGACGATGACCGCGAGCAGGGGGATCTCGGCGCGGCGGATGATAGCCCGGGCGGAGTGTTTCATGGAGTTGTAGGTTTCGTTGGAGGCGCGGAGTGAAGTGAGCAGATTTTTCAATTTGACATGGCCGTCCTTTTATATTCTGCAAAATGACCCGCCCCGAAGCTTCCCGGCGGGCTGTTCTGCGAAAAAAATTTACATATTAAATATAGTGTAACATAACTTCTTATAAAATAAAATGCAGCAGGGGCAGACAGAATCCACAAAATTGAAAGAGAATTTTTGGCAGCTGAGTGTGCGGCGCAAAATGCCCGCAAAAAGGCGAGAAAGCGGAGAAACGATGAATCGTTAAAAAATTGTAGAACTTTGCCGACAGATGTTGATTCGCATGGACTTTTATAGAATCTCTTGCATTTTTATGGAAAATTCAGTATAATAAAACTAATTTTGAAAGCTCACACAGACAACCAGGAGGTCTTACCATGGCTTCAAAGATCAATAAGGGAGAAATCCTCGCCAAGTTTTTTGATGACGGGGAATACACTGCACTGTTTGCTGACGGTGCAGTGAGCGCTGCTTGCGGCTATGCGGCAGGTCAGCAGGCTTACGCTGTTTACCAGAACGGCGAAGCTGTTACCGTAAAGGATGTTGAAAAGAACATCAAAGTTCTGGAGATGGCAGCTCAGACTGGCTGCCCGGTCGTCACCTTCTACAACTCCGTCGGCGCAAAGCTGGCTGAGGGTCTGGACGTGCTGACCGCCAGCGCAAAGCTGAATGCGCAGATCGCAAAGGTTTCCGGCGTGATCCCGCAGGTGGCTGTTGTTCTGGGTGTCTGCGGCGGCACCAGCGCACTGAGCGCTGCCAATGCAGATGTCTGCATCATGGCTGAGGGCGCAGAGCTGTTCTTCACCGCTCCGTTCACCTCTGCTGCCAAGGGCGACAAGGTGGCCGATGCCGGCACCGCAGCCGCCGCTGCAAAGGCTGGTGTGGCCGCCATTGTGGCACCCACTGCTGAGGAAGCTGCCGAGAAAGCTGCTCACATCGTGGGCC
Above is a genomic segment from Faecalibacterium taiwanense containing:
- a CDS encoding glycerophosphodiester phosphodiesterase family protein, whose amino-acid sequence is MKNLLTSLRASNETYNSMKHSARAIIRRAEIPLLAVIVLYKAATNLLFVPLMQQLWSLTLRFAPMHYLSNNNASDIFSSPAIILCITLIAILTAFWALYEFSVLLHGLDLARKGETIRLPALLRTSLADIRHAFLPQNWLVLVYSAVLIPFTNFFLAYNYITQLAVPEYIMGVIRANSRYYLLYLAAGAALLFLCVSWVLVLPLFVLERKSLWQSVKESFCCIRRRVFRAFLLLLRWNLSVVLRSLLLTAAVAVPLYGIIIAVGLQSTQAMFALSRAALAIEMPFFQFLIDCAITMAQCTILAMLHCRLRESLPSEPEPVQSGKHHRSTGRLLLGASVAGATLLTFALAFCYLALPRDDELLSMLGGVAPVVTAHRGYSAAAPENTLPAFQLAIDQGCEWAELDVQMTRDGVVMVTHDTSLRRCTGRNENIYDLTCNEVRKLDAGRWFGQKYTGAKVPTLEEVLDLCKGKIQLNIEIKPNAATPELEAETIRIIREKGFAQDCTITSQSYETLCKVKELAPEIRTGYILALGVGSYYDLPAADFFSVQSTFITSGMVQQIHKRSKTISAWTVNREEDASELLSIGVDDLITDKPDMIQQLLSEDADLDNSLVLLRDFIRDLFAPSDVDEPTPEEETIEEAIEDPDELLDAS